The Primulina tabacum isolate GXHZ01 chromosome 16, ASM2559414v2, whole genome shotgun sequence genome window below encodes:
- the LOC142528932 gene encoding glyceraldehyde-3-phosphate dehydrogenase, whose product MAKIKIGINGFGRIGRLVARVVLQRDDVELVAVNDPFITVDYMTYMFKYDSVHGQWKHHELKVKDEKTLLFGERPVSVFGIRNPEEIPWAEAGAEYVVESTGVFTDKDKAAAHLKGGAKKVVISAPSKDAPMFVVGVNEKEYTADLNVVSNASCTTNCLAPLAKVINDRFGIIEGLMTTVHSITATQKTVDGPSAKDWRGGRAASFNIIPSSTGAAKAVGKVLPALNGKLTGMSFRVPTVDVSVVDLTVRLEKEATYEQIKAAIKEESEGNLKGILGYTEDHVVSTDFVGDSRSSIFDAQAGIALNKSFVKLVSWYDNEWGYSSRVVDLIKHMASTK is encoded by the exons ATGG CCAAGATTAAGATCGGAATCAACG GGTTTGGAAGAATTGGGCGATTGGTGGCGAGGGTGGTCCTTCAAAGAGACGATGTTGAGCTGGTTGCAGTCAACGATCCCTTCATCACCGTTGACTACATG ACCTACATGTTCAAGTATGACAGCGTTCATGGTCAATGGAAGCACCACGAGCTGAAGGTTAAGGATGAGAAAACCCTTCTCTTTGGGGAGAGACCGGTTTCCGTTTTTGGCATCAG GAATCCTGAGGAGATTCCATGGGCTGAAGCTGGTGCTGAGTATGTTGTCGAATCAACTGGAGTATTCACTGATAAGGACAAGGCTGCTGCTCATTTAAAG GGTGGTGCAAAGAAAGTCGTTATTTCTGCTCCGAGCAAGGATGCACCCATGTTTGTTGTTGGTGTCAATGAGAAGGAATACACTGCAGATCTCAATGTTGTTTCCAATGCAAGTTGTACCACCAACTGTCTTGCTCCCTTGGCTAAG GTTATCAATGATAGATTTGGAATTATAGAAGGTCTTATGACAACCGTGCACTCTATTACAG CCACTCAAAAGACTGTTGATGGACCATCTGCCAAAGACTGGAGGGGTGGTAGAGCTGCTTCTTTCAACATCATTCCCAGCAGCACTGGAGCTGCAAAA GCTGTTGGCAAAGTTCTTCCAGCTCTGAATGGAAAATTGACTGGGATGTCATTCCGTGTACCAACTGTTGATGTTTCTGTAGTTGATCTCACTGTGAGATTGGAGAAGGAGGCCACATATGAACAAATCAAGGCAGCTATCAA GGAGGAATCTGAGGGAAATTTGAAAGGAATCTTAGGCTACACTGAAGATCATGTCGTGTCCACTGACTTTGTTGGTGACAGCAG GTCAAGTATTTTCGATGCCCAGGCCGGCATTGCTTTGAATAAGTCCTTCGTCAAGCTTGTCTCTTGGTATGACAATGAATGGGGCTACAG TTCCCGTGTGGTCGATCTGATCAAGCACATGGCCTCAACCAAGTAA